GCCTTCAGCCCAGCCCGATGTTTGAACTGCACGAAGTAAAAAGCAATCTTGTTTTCTTAATTAACCGCCTATGCAGCAGCACCGATTATTATATTATCCTCGACGACTTTCACTGTATCACTAACCCGGCACTTGTCGATTCTTTTGAGTTCTTTCTTCGGGCAATGCCGGAAAATCTTCATCTTTTTCTTCTTTCCCGTGAAGAGCCCCCGGTATATCTTGGCGCATTGGCCGTTTCTGGAAGGCTGTTGTATCTTTCCGGCGAAGACATGAAACTCAGCCGAAACGAAAGTATGGAATTTCTGCGTAAAACCATGAAGCTTAAGTCCGACGATACGCAGCTGGAAAAAATCAGCAGTTTTGCAGAAGGCTGGGTCGGTGGACTTCAGCTTGCCGCAGCAAGCGGAGAACTTTCGAGCGATCTTCTAAAACAAGGCGGCGGTTTCGTTGCAGAATATCTGACGCGAGAAATTTTTGAAAAACTTTCGCCCACAGAGCAGACATTTCTTGTACGGACTGGCTCACTCTCATGGTTTGACCAAAAAATTTGCTCTGTTCTTTTCGGAGCGCTCAACTTTGACTCTATGATGGAAAACTTACTAGACAAAAATCTTTTTGTCATCTGCATTGATGAAGAAAAAGGAATCTATCGTTACCACAATATTCTTGGTGAGTATCTTCGGCAGCAATTTTCGGCACTGCCGGAACAGGAGCAAAAAGAAATTTTATGTAAAGCTGCAGAAAGTTTTGCACAGGAAGGTGACTCTAGCGAAGCGGCAAGGCTTTTCTTACAGGCAAAGAATTATGACGGAGCAACACAGAATATCTTAGAAATGCCAATCAACACCGAAGCTGGAGAATATATCAGCCAAATTCCAATTGACACTGTCGCAAAAAGCATTGACCTCGCCGCGCGTGGAATGTTTTATTACGTCGATATCGGCAACATAGAAAAGTTTGATCAACTATGCAAATCTGCGATTGAAGCCTGGAAAGATACCCCCTTTTGTAAAATACTTCAGTATGCGTATAATTTACTTTCAAAGAGAGGTCCCTCTGTTCTTCCCCATATATTTTCACTTTCAGATTTTAAAGAATATGGAATGCGAAAAGAAACCGCTGCCTTTATTCAGCTTGGTGTTGCCAATCTAATGATTATGGATCGGCAGTATAAGGCGGCGAGAGAGTTTGCGGAGAACGCTGAGAAAATTTGCTTCGATTCTCTCGAATTTCGGTATTATATTTATGCTCTAAAAGCACAGCTGAATGAAGAGACCGGTCATTTGAATGACGCACTTGAGGATTACCAAAGAATTAAGGGAATCCAAGAAAGTGAAGTTTCTCTTTTCATGCAGGAATATGACTATCACATTGGCATTACCGGAGTCTACCTTAAGCGCATGGAACTTGACAAGGCCTTTGAAAATTTAGAGGCCGCCCGTGCAATGGTCACAAGCTCAGCAATGCCCAGCAATATGATTCTTTACAGTTTTGACTACAATCTGGCGGAATACCATATGCTCCGCGGCGAAACAGAAGAAGGTGCAAAACTGATTCTGCGAATCATAAAATCCAGCAATGTTATTCATTGGGCTGACCGTCTGATGGCAGAGCTGAATCT
This genomic window from Caproicibacterium sp. BJN0003 contains:
- a CDS encoding LuxR C-terminal-related transcriptional regulator; this encodes MSADVKKEEKPFLLSTKLKMPRPRRDYIIRRTLFQKLKLCNEMSIIFIKGAAGMGKTTLLSSFLVETGLKNTAWLSLDESNNNLFSFWHYFFAAAGSLLNEKIDFGLQPSPMFELHEVKSNLVFLINRLCSSTDYYIILDDFHCITNPALVDSFEFFLRAMPENLHLFLLSREEPPVYLGALAVSGRLLYLSGEDMKLSRNESMEFLRKTMKLKSDDTQLEKISSFAEGWVGGLQLAAASGELSSDLLKQGGGFVAEYLTREIFEKLSPTEQTFLVRTGSLSWFDQKICSVLFGALNFDSMMENLLDKNLFVICIDEEKGIYRYHNILGEYLRQQFSALPEQEQKEILCKAAESFAQEGDSSEAARLFLQAKNYDGATQNILEMPINTEAGEYISQIPIDTVAKSIDLAARGMFYYVDIGNIEKFDQLCKSAIEAWKDTPFCKILQYAYNLLSKRGPSVLPHIFSLSDFKEYGMRKETAAFIQLGVANLMIMDRQYKAAREFAENAEKICFDSLEFRYYIYALKAQLNEETGHLNDALEDYQRIKGIQESEVSLFMQEYDYHIGITGVYLKRMELDKAFENLEAARAMVTSSAMPSNMILYSFDYNLAEYHMLRGETEEGAKLILRIIKSSNVIHWADRLMAELNLSGYMQPELKEQILAEFETYPNKSISPSLSFELLCARLYLQSGNREKAKAIIKSVLSFSRENGNSLRLVEADLLLLHMTDSSTPAGRRQQNNLLREAIYYAWENRIFQPFYVDRDAVNPLWDNFNAELSDKISEPERIFVRDAIRVCSSDTPKAEKSLLSSRETEVLIELAQGKTNQQIAEDLCISLSTVKTHLISVYGKLGVSSRLAATSEGKRLGLIS